Proteins co-encoded in one Spirosoma endbachense genomic window:
- a CDS encoding MgtC/SapB family protein, with protein MDFVIEDIISLTAALVIGGLIGAEREYHGKSAGFRTMIMICVGSALFTLISGRIGNSGDRIAANIVNGIGFLGAGIIFREDNRVKGLTTAATVWAVSALGMCVGSKHYDIAITGFVLIMCSLLLLTGLTKQIQKFNQTRDYKIVTQFRNRTLDEYETFFEACNLSPTLRHQQRIGTEIAGHWRVHGTVKNHEKCIKHLLNDPEVKEFTF; from the coding sequence ATGGATTTCGTCATAGAAGACATTATTAGCTTAACTGCTGCATTGGTTATTGGCGGCCTAATTGGGGCTGAGCGTGAGTATCATGGCAAATCGGCGGGTTTTCGAACCATGATTATGATTTGTGTCGGGTCTGCCTTATTCACGCTTATCTCCGGCCGGATCGGTAATTCCGGTGATCGTATTGCCGCTAATATTGTCAATGGAATTGGCTTTCTGGGGGCAGGCATCATCTTTCGGGAAGATAATCGGGTAAAAGGCCTTACAACAGCGGCTACCGTTTGGGCGGTATCGGCATTAGGTATGTGTGTAGGAAGCAAACACTACGATATTGCTATTACAGGATTTGTGCTTATTATGTGTTCACTTTTGTTGCTGACCGGTTTAACCAAACAAATTCAGAAGTTTAATCAGACCCGCGACTATAAAATCGTGACCCAGTTTCGAAACCGGACACTGGATGAGTACGAAACATTTTTTGAAGCGTGTAACCTCTCACCAACACTGAGGCATCAGCAACGGATTGGAACAGAAATCGCGGGCCACTGGCGGGTGCACGGAACCGTAAAGAATCATGAAAAATGTATTAAACATCTGCTAAACGATCCCGAAGTAAAAGAATTTACCTTCTGA
- a CDS encoding TonB-dependent receptor: MKNNVFIRLFCLFLAVTSSVTVRAQAGQNATNQAGSIGKLAPAQLTVSGYVKDAANGEGLIGVSVYVKETGTGAVTNNYGFYAITIPPGTYNLVISYVGYEKQSRTVALTDQNVRLNLELSEEGKQLQEVVVSTKREDDNVKNIAMSVNQIDVKTLKRIPALLGEVDVIRSIQLLPGVSTVGEGATGFNVRGGSIDQNLVLLDEAPVYNSSHLFGFFSVFNPDAVKDVKLIKGGIPSNYGGRIASILDVRLKEGNAKKPELNGGIGLIFSRLSYERPLFKGKGSFIIAGRRSYADILAQPFLNKDLRGSKFYFFDLTAKGNYRINDKNIVYLSGYLGRDVFGSDFGFNWGNTTVSARWNHVFSDRLFLNTTAYYSNYDYSLDSDLKRKKPNDFFRTDSRIVDYSLKPDFSLFLGKSTITFGGQSILHDFQPGMATAASSGSIRTFGLESKYGLENALYIGNEQQVTSKLQLQYGLRYSLFNYIGPGEAYIFQTDVPVGERRTVLTTVDYKGRNTIQTYGNWEPRFAAKYEMANNSSFKLSYNRLAQYIHLVSNTTASTPLDIWTPSTNNIRPQIADQIAGGYFKNFGRSGREFEASVEVYYKWLQNQIDYIDGANLILNKYLEGDLLSGKGRAYGAEFYVKRNTGVVNGWISYTLAKTERQVAGINNGDWYPTRFDKRHTLTSVLLFDPPQAKRWNFSATFTLASGTPGTFPTNRFEYQDYTTPIYNGRNNYTIPAYHRLDLAATLQGRKRPGKRKDDNWVFSVYNVYARKNPFSVYFQPNADNPRVTEAIKYSVFATVIPSITYNFKF; this comes from the coding sequence ATGAAAAACAATGTATTTATTAGGCTCTTTTGCCTATTTCTTGCTGTAACGAGTAGCGTTACGGTACGAGCGCAGGCCGGTCAGAATGCAACGAATCAGGCAGGTAGCATTGGCAAATTAGCCCCGGCACAACTCACAGTGAGTGGGTATGTAAAAGATGCAGCTAACGGGGAGGGGTTGATCGGCGTATCCGTTTATGTGAAAGAGACAGGCACTGGCGCAGTTACCAACAACTACGGTTTCTATGCCATAACCATTCCACCCGGCACGTATAACCTTGTTATTTCTTATGTAGGTTATGAAAAACAAAGCAGGACGGTAGCGTTGACCGACCAAAACGTTCGGCTCAATCTTGAGTTGAGTGAAGAAGGCAAGCAGCTACAAGAGGTAGTGGTTTCAACCAAGCGCGAAGACGATAACGTCAAGAACATTGCCATGAGCGTCAACCAGATTGACGTTAAAACACTAAAACGTATCCCGGCCCTGCTGGGTGAGGTAGATGTAATCCGGAGTATTCAGCTGTTGCCCGGCGTATCGACGGTTGGCGAAGGAGCGACCGGATTTAATGTACGGGGCGGTAGTATCGATCAGAATCTGGTGCTCCTGGATGAAGCCCCGGTCTACAATTCGTCGCACCTGTTTGGCTTCTTCTCGGTGTTCAATCCCGACGCGGTAAAAGATGTAAAGCTCATCAAGGGTGGTATTCCATCCAACTACGGCGGTCGAATTGCGTCCATTCTTGATGTCCGGCTGAAAGAAGGTAACGCAAAAAAACCGGAGTTAAATGGTGGCATAGGCTTGATATTTAGTCGATTATCATACGAGCGTCCGCTTTTTAAAGGGAAAGGCTCATTTATCATTGCAGGCCGTCGTTCGTATGCCGATATTCTGGCTCAGCCGTTTTTGAACAAAGATCTGAGAGGGTCTAAATTCTACTTTTTTGACCTGACGGCAAAAGGAAATTATCGGATCAACGATAAGAATATCGTGTACTTATCGGGCTATCTGGGTCGCGATGTATTCGGTTCAGATTTTGGGTTTAACTGGGGCAACACAACCGTTTCGGCCCGCTGGAACCACGTATTCAGCGATCGGTTATTTTTGAATACGACGGCTTACTATAGCAATTACGACTACTCGCTCGACTCCGATCTGAAGCGGAAAAAGCCGAATGACTTTTTTCGTACCGATTCCCGAATTGTCGATTATAGTCTGAAGCCTGATTTCTCCTTATTCCTCGGAAAAAGCACCATTACCTTCGGAGGCCAGTCTATTCTGCACGATTTCCAGCCGGGTATGGCCACAGCTGCCAGTTCGGGCAGTATTCGTACGTTCGGGCTGGAAAGTAAGTATGGACTGGAAAATGCGCTTTACATCGGCAACGAGCAGCAGGTAACCTCAAAATTGCAGCTCCAGTATGGCCTGCGCTATTCATTGTTTAATTACATCGGGCCGGGCGAAGCCTATATTTTCCAAACGGATGTGCCTGTTGGCGAACGGCGAACAGTACTCACGACTGTCGATTATAAGGGTCGGAACACCATCCAGACCTACGGCAACTGGGAACCCCGTTTTGCGGCCAAGTATGAAATGGCAAACAATAGTTCGTTTAAGCTGAGTTACAATCGACTGGCTCAATATATCCACCTTGTTTCGAACACAACGGCTTCAACGCCCTTAGATATCTGGACACCATCGACCAACAACATTCGTCCGCAGATTGCGGATCAGATTGCGGGTGGCTACTTTAAGAATTTTGGCCGATCGGGTCGCGAATTCGAAGCGTCGGTTGAAGTTTATTACAAGTGGCTCCAGAACCAGATTGATTACATTGATGGAGCCAACCTGATTCTGAACAAGTATCTGGAAGGCGATTTGCTGAGTGGTAAAGGTCGGGCCTACGGTGCTGAGTTTTACGTAAAACGCAACACGGGCGTGGTCAATGGCTGGATTAGCTATACACTGGCAAAAACGGAACGGCAGGTAGCCGGAATTAACAACGGCGACTGGTATCCAACGCGTTTCGATAAACGCCATACGTTGACCTCGGTACTGCTATTCGATCCACCACAGGCCAAACGCTGGAATTTCTCGGCAACGTTTACCCTGGCCAGTGGTACACCTGGCACATTCCCCACCAATCGATTTGAGTATCAGGACTATACAACGCCTATTTATAACGGTCGTAACAACTATACGATTCCGGCTTATCATCGGCTCGATCTGGCCGCAACCTTGCAGGGACGTAAACGGCCCGGTAAACGGAAAGACGATAACTGGGTATTTTCGGTCTATAATGTGTATGCCCGGAAGAATCCTTTTTCGGTGTATTTCCAGCCAAATGCCGATAATCCTCGGGTAACCGAAGCGATCAAGTATTCAGTATTTGCAACGGTTATTCCATCCATAACCTACAATTTCAAATTCTAG
- a CDS encoding SGNH/GDSL hydrolase family protein: MPVTVTKVNPTHKPPSAVPQGLPIPVFTLTNDSIAYGTKVPISATDMPPGALLEYSYDNGKAWTVGNQVSVISSNAILARTRVNDLVSAVAQANYVPYFQRMLVIGNSIMSHGPAPELGWYNTNGMAASAPEKDFVHLLTSHLAGLYPKVSFKLQNGGNFERGFGLATYSLDEFNEPLQVFKPDLIIVRIGENVDEGEVLGGRNFEKQFRALLDKFASYEQPTKIVCTTSVWPRPQADAIIRKVTLEKGYPLVDLSEMVPQSKYFASQYTNPGVAAHPNDLGMLRIADLIWQKIP, from the coding sequence ATGCCAGTGACAGTTACCAAAGTCAACCCTACCCATAAACCGCCATCGGCAGTGCCACAGGGGCTTCCTATCCCTGTTTTTACCCTGACGAATGATAGCATTGCCTATGGCACTAAAGTCCCAATAAGTGCTACAGATATGCCCCCTGGAGCCCTGCTTGAGTATTCATACGATAATGGAAAAGCATGGACTGTCGGCAATCAGGTGTCCGTTATCAGTAGTAATGCTATTCTTGCCCGAACTCGTGTCAACGATCTGGTTTCTGCCGTAGCACAGGCAAATTACGTGCCTTACTTCCAGCGAATGCTGGTTATCGGCAATAGTATTATGAGCCATGGTCCGGCTCCCGAACTTGGCTGGTATAATACAAACGGTATGGCGGCTTCTGCTCCGGAGAAAGACTTTGTCCATTTACTGACCAGCCATTTAGCGGGCTTATATCCCAAGGTGAGCTTTAAACTCCAGAATGGCGGTAATTTTGAGCGTGGATTTGGGCTGGCAACCTATAGCCTTGATGAATTTAATGAGCCTTTACAAGTATTTAAGCCCGACCTGATTATCGTTCGTATTGGCGAAAACGTTGACGAAGGAGAGGTTCTGGGGGGCCGTAACTTTGAAAAACAATTTCGCGCGTTGCTCGACAAATTTGCCTCCTATGAACAACCCACTAAAATCGTCTGCACAACCAGCGTATGGCCACGCCCTCAGGCAGATGCCATTATCCGAAAAGTTACGCTCGAAAAAGGCTATCCATTAGTAGACTTAAGCGAGATGGTACCTCAGAGCAAATACTTTGCCAGCCAGTACACCAATCCGGGCGTGGCGGCCCATCCCAACGATCTGGGTATGCTCCGCATCGCCGATCTGATCTGGCAAAAAATCCCGTAA
- the uvrA gene encoding excinuclease ABC subunit UvrA has product MTQTTNTEQQQSVDHLDPKQFIIIKGAKVHNLKGIDVAIPRNKLVVLTGLSGSGKSSLAFDTLFAEGQRMYVESLSSYARQFLGRMEKPEVEYIKGVSPAIAIEQKVSTRNPRSTVGTSTEIYDYLKLLFARAGITYSPVSGYEVRKDTVTDVVNFMYSFEAGQRVMILAPLRIREGRTLIYELTILLQKGYTRIVADGQVLQIEDILEGENADKVNLPHSSLEILIDRGTVIYDDNGNPDEDNQYRFSDSVQTAFNEGEGTCRVEIVGRSGELGESRVFSDKFELDGIGFEEPSVNLFTFNNPYGACRRCDGFGKVLGIDPDLVIPDKNLSVFEGAIAPWRSEKMSEEFLKPLLKNGIRFDFPIHRPYKDLTPAEQELLWSGNAYFDGLNSFFDYVESQTFKVQYRVMLSRYRGKTTCPECRGSRLRKDAGYVKVAGKSITDLVLMPITQVTAFFQEMQLPPHQQQVANRILIEIRNRLNYMERVGLGYLTLNRLTNSLSGGEYQRIKLATSLGSALVGSMYILDEPSIGLHPRDTKRLVSVLESLRDMGNTVIVVEHEEEVMRAADQLIDIGPDAGSLGGHLVFQGTWEQIMQSVGHEASNPEDGNELSQPMQSHTLDFLTGRETVEVPTFRRKATNFIELKGARENNLKHVDVRFPLNTLTVVTGVSGSGKSTLIRKVLYPALMREKGDAAEEAGKYDSLGGSLSRVSAIEMIDQNPIGKSSRSNPVTYIKAYDYLRQVMADQPLSKSRAYKPSHFSFNVDGGRCEVCQGEGEVKIEMQFMADIYLKCEGCGGKRFKQEILEVTLQDKNVSDILDMTVDEAIDFFRKADPKMADKLRPLQDVGLGYIGLGQSSNTLSGGEAQRVKLASFLGKGNPNKGSTLFIFDEPTTGLHFHDIRKLLSAINALVDQGDSVIIIEHNMEVIKSADYIIDLGPEGGDTGGYITFTGTPEEMVKLADGNYTADYLRGKV; this is encoded by the coding sequence ATGACTCAAACCACGAACACCGAACAACAACAGTCGGTTGATCACCTTGACCCCAAACAGTTTATTATCATTAAGGGGGCGAAAGTACATAATCTGAAAGGAATTGATGTTGCCATTCCACGCAATAAATTAGTTGTTCTTACGGGTCTGTCTGGCTCCGGAAAATCATCGCTCGCCTTCGACACGTTGTTTGCCGAGGGGCAACGCATGTATGTCGAAAGCCTGAGCAGCTATGCCCGACAGTTTCTGGGACGGATGGAAAAACCCGAGGTCGAATACATCAAGGGTGTTTCGCCAGCCATTGCCATCGAACAAAAGGTATCGACCCGAAACCCCCGCTCAACGGTTGGAACCTCGACTGAAATTTATGACTATCTAAAACTTTTGTTTGCGCGGGCGGGTATTACCTATTCGCCCGTCTCGGGCTATGAAGTGCGTAAAGATACCGTTACGGACGTTGTCAACTTCATGTACAGTTTTGAGGCTGGCCAGCGGGTTATGATTTTGGCTCCGCTGCGTATTCGTGAGGGCAGAACGCTGATTTATGAGTTGACCATCCTGCTTCAGAAAGGCTATACCCGAATCGTAGCCGATGGGCAAGTGTTGCAAATCGAAGATATTCTGGAAGGCGAAAATGCGGATAAAGTTAATTTGCCCCACTCCTCTCTGGAAATTCTCATCGACCGCGGCACTGTTATCTACGACGATAATGGCAATCCCGACGAAGATAATCAATATCGTTTTTCCGATTCTGTTCAGACGGCTTTTAACGAAGGCGAAGGCACTTGCCGGGTAGAGATTGTTGGCCGGTCCGGCGAATTGGGCGAATCTCGCGTTTTCTCCGATAAATTCGAATTAGACGGTATCGGATTCGAAGAGCCGAGTGTAAACCTGTTTACATTCAATAATCCATACGGTGCATGCCGACGGTGTGATGGGTTCGGAAAAGTGTTAGGCATTGACCCTGACCTGGTTATCCCGGATAAAAATCTGTCGGTTTTTGAGGGAGCAATTGCCCCCTGGCGCAGTGAGAAAATGAGCGAGGAGTTTTTGAAGCCATTGCTTAAGAATGGCATTCGCTTCGACTTCCCGATTCACCGTCCTTATAAAGACCTCACTCCTGCCGAGCAGGAACTGCTCTGGTCGGGCAACGCCTATTTCGATGGGTTGAATTCTTTTTTCGACTACGTTGAAAGTCAGACCTTCAAGGTACAGTACCGCGTGATGTTATCACGTTATCGAGGAAAAACCACCTGCCCGGAATGTCGGGGTTCGCGTTTGCGTAAGGATGCGGGCTATGTAAAGGTCGCCGGAAAGTCGATCACCGATCTGGTTCTGATGCCTATCACGCAGGTAACGGCATTCTTTCAGGAGATGCAGCTTCCTCCGCATCAGCAACAGGTAGCCAATCGCATCCTGATCGAGATTCGTAACCGGCTGAATTACATGGAACGTGTTGGCCTGGGTTACCTGACCCTAAACCGCCTGACCAATTCACTGTCTGGTGGTGAATACCAGCGCATTAAGCTCGCTACATCACTTGGTTCCGCCCTGGTCGGTTCAATGTATATTCTTGATGAACCTAGTATTGGCCTTCATCCACGCGATACGAAGCGGCTGGTCAGCGTTCTGGAATCCTTACGTGATATGGGCAACACGGTCATCGTTGTTGAGCACGAAGAAGAAGTAATGCGGGCCGCCGACCAGCTGATTGATATTGGACCGGATGCCGGTTCACTTGGCGGACATCTGGTGTTTCAGGGAACGTGGGAGCAGATTATGCAGAGCGTAGGGCACGAAGCCTCGAATCCGGAGGATGGTAATGAGCTCTCTCAGCCTATGCAATCGCATACCCTCGATTTTCTGACCGGACGCGAGACGGTTGAAGTGCCCACATTCCGCCGAAAAGCGACGAACTTTATTGAGCTGAAAGGAGCCCGTGAGAATAACCTCAAACATGTAGATGTGCGGTTCCCGCTCAATACGCTTACGGTCGTAACGGGCGTATCGGGCTCAGGCAAGAGTACGCTGATTCGAAAAGTGCTCTATCCGGCCTTAATGCGGGAAAAGGGCGACGCAGCAGAAGAAGCCGGGAAATATGATAGCCTGGGTGGTTCACTCAGCCGTGTTTCGGCTATTGAAATGATTGACCAGAATCCAATTGGCAAATCGAGTCGATCAAACCCGGTAACCTATATCAAAGCGTATGATTACCTGCGGCAGGTTATGGCCGATCAGCCGCTTTCCAAATCACGTGCCTACAAACCAAGTCATTTTTCCTTTAATGTCGATGGCGGTCGCTGCGAAGTATGCCAGGGCGAAGGTGAAGTGAAAATCGAGATGCAGTTTATGGCCGACATTTACCTCAAATGTGAGGGCTGTGGCGGCAAACGTTTCAAGCAGGAAATACTGGAGGTTACCTTACAGGACAAAAATGTTTCTGACATTTTAGACATGACCGTGGATGAAGCCATCGACTTCTTCCGAAAAGCAGACCCTAAAATGGCCGATAAATTGCGGCCATTGCAGGATGTGGGGTTGGGTTATATCGGCCTTGGTCAGTCGTCCAATACGCTTTCTGGCGGTGAAGCCCAGCGTGTAAAGCTGGCATCTTTCCTCGGTAAAGGAAATCCCAACAAAGGCAGCACGCTATTCATTTTCGACGAACCGACAACCGGGCTTCATTTTCACGATATCCGAAAATTGCTTTCGGCGATCAATGCTCTTGTCGACCAGGGTGACTCGGTTATCATTATCGAGCATAATATGGAAGTCATTAAGAGCGCTGACTATATTATTGACCTCGGCCCGGAAGGTGGAGACACTGGCGGTTATATCACGTTTACAGGAACCCCCGAAGAAATGGTCAAACTAGCCGACGGAAACTATACCGCTGACTATCTGCGGGGAAAAGTTTAG
- a CDS encoding TraB/GumN family protein: MRFFIFVLLLLPKVSVAQSLLWEVSGNGLKQPSYLFGTYHILKDSYLDKTPTVQTAFNLAQGIVVETTVDSAAMLSMAMRAIMPDNSLKKLLSETDYQLVSDEFKKTTGYDLTMFNQMKPIMTATTLSLSYAEKEVDTLSKFSGLPLDLYFAMEAKKRKKVLTPLETMEQQMAFLFDHDPVEKQAADLVRMVKEKKTMQGQSKRLTDLYLAGDLNGMWKLSQEYEEKYGDLSYLVNERNQTWMGKLPTLMALRPTFVAVGALHLPGPSGLITLLRNAGFQVKPL; this comes from the coding sequence ATGCGTTTTTTCATTTTTGTTCTACTGCTATTACCCAAGGTTTCCGTTGCCCAATCCTTATTGTGGGAAGTTTCCGGCAATGGCCTCAAACAGCCTTCCTATCTGTTTGGAACCTATCATATTCTTAAGGACAGTTATCTCGACAAAACCCCTACGGTGCAGACCGCTTTTAATCTGGCGCAGGGAATTGTTGTCGAAACAACCGTCGACTCAGCGGCTATGTTAAGTATGGCAATGCGGGCAATCATGCCCGACAATAGTTTGAAGAAATTGCTTTCAGAGACTGACTATCAGCTGGTAAGCGACGAATTTAAAAAGACCACAGGATACGATCTGACTATGTTTAATCAGATGAAGCCTATAATGACGGCCACAACGCTAAGCTTAAGTTACGCCGAAAAAGAAGTGGATACGCTCAGTAAATTCAGCGGGCTACCGCTTGATCTGTATTTCGCTATGGAAGCGAAAAAGCGAAAAAAAGTACTGACTCCGCTCGAAACGATGGAGCAGCAGATGGCCTTCCTGTTCGATCATGATCCAGTTGAAAAACAAGCCGCCGATCTGGTTCGAATGGTAAAAGAAAAAAAGACGATGCAGGGCCAGAGTAAGCGGCTGACTGATTTATACCTGGCTGGTGATCTGAACGGTATGTGGAAGCTGAGCCAGGAGTATGAAGAAAAATACGGCGATCTGTCGTATCTGGTGAATGAACGTAACCAGACCTGGATGGGTAAACTGCCCACCCTGATGGCACTTCGGCCAACGTTCGTGGCTGTTGGTGCACTCCACCTGCCCGGCCCCAGCGGATTGATTACACTATTACGCAATGCCGGGTTTCAGGTAAAACCTTTGTGA